Proteins from one Malania oleifera isolate guangnan ecotype guangnan chromosome 4, ASM2987363v1, whole genome shotgun sequence genomic window:
- the LOC131154316 gene encoding pentatricopeptide repeat-containing protein At4g01570, with the protein MRHGKTKTISSSAFHAARKTATQIGDVLLAASVAKTLSDSGTRSLPSGDAVPLSEHLVLQILRRHSLNISRKMDFFRWCSLRPNYKHSPSTYSSILRAVCRSGHLHEVPSLLGSMKDDGILVDSATFKLLLDAFIRAGKFDSALEMLDQVEELGTDVLNPDVYNSVIVALVRKNQLGMAFSIFTKLLEASNSDGSENPVPDAVTSNELLVALRKADMKSEFKLVFDKLREKERFPFDVWGYNICIHAFGCWGDLGTSLSLFREMKEKGSRCGSWGPDLCTYNSLIRVLCLLGKVNDALIVWEELKGSGHEPDSFTYRILVQGCSKSYRVNDATKIFNEMQYRGFRVDVVAYNSLLDGLFKTGKVVDACQLFEKMLEDGIRASCWTYNILIDGLFRNGRAAAGYTLFCDLKVKGQFVDAISYSIVALRLCKENLLEEALQLVEEMEARGFVVDLVTVTALLIGFHRQGRWDWAEKLMKHVRDGMLVPNVLKWKANTEAAMKNPPSRRKDFTPMFPSKGNFEDIMTLLRSADWAIIRDQDEEISASDTDQWSSSPYMDQLANRVESGDRSFQLFSLFRGQRVQAKGMSSFDIDMVNTYLSIFLAKGQLSLACKLFEIFTDMGVDPVSYTYNSMISSFVKKGYFNEAWGVLNEMGENLCPADVATYNLIFQSLGKMGRADLASAVLDLLMKQGGYLDIVMYNTLINALGKAGRLEEATKLFEQMRSSGINPDVVTFNTLIEVHSKAGQLKEAYRFLKMMLDAGCSPNHVTDTTLDFLEKEIEKLRYQKASMRRTKDDASS; encoded by the coding sequence ATGCGTCATGGCAAAACCAAAACCATATCCTCTTCTGCCTTCCACGCAGCGAGGAAGACCGCTACCCAAATCGGCGATGTCCTTCTCGCCGCTTCCGTCGCCAAAACCCTCTCCGACTCGGGAACTCGGAGCCTCCCCAGCGGCGACGCCGTTCCCCTCTCCGAGCACCTCGTTCTTCAAATCCTCCGGCGGCACTCCCTCAATATCTCCAGGAAGATGGATTTCTTCAGGTGGTGTTCTCTCAGACCCAATTACAAACACTCTCCGAGCACATACTCCTCCATCCTTCGAGCAGTCTGCCGATCCGGACACCTTCATGAAGTCCCCTCCCTGCTCGGTTCCATGAAGGACGACGGCATTCTCGTTGATTCCGCCACATTCAAGCTCCTGCTCGATGCTTTTATCAGAGCGGGCAAGTTCGACTCGGCGCTCGAAATGCTGGACCAGGTAGAAGAATTAGGGACTGATGTCTTGAACCCCGACGTCTACAACTCCGTCATTGTTGCTCTGGTTCGGAAAAACCAGCTGGGTATGGCCTTTTCCATCTTCACCAAGCTCTTGGAGGCCTCAAACAGCGATGGCAGTGAAAATCCTGTTCCTGACGCCGTTACCAGTAATGAATTACTGGTTGCTCTGAGAAAAGCGGACATGAAGTCAGAGTTCAAGCTCGTGTTCGATAAGCTGAGGGAGAAGGAGCGGTTTCCGTTTGACGTGTGGGGCTACAACATATGCATTCACGCTTTTGGGTGCTGGGGTGATCTGGGTACTTCTCTGAGTCTCTTCAGGGAGATGAAAGAAAAGGGTTCGCGGTGTGGGTCATGGGGTCCCGATTTGTGCACATACAACAGCCTGATTCGCGTGCTTTGTTTGCTGGGCAAGGTGAATGATGCGCTTATTGTTTGGGAGGAACTGAAAGGGTCCGGTCACGAGCCTGATTCTTTCACTTATCGCATCCTTGTACAGGGTTGCTCTAAATCATATCGGGTTAACGATGCAACCAAGATTTTCAATGAGATGCAGTACAGGGGGTTTCGTGTTGATGTTGTTGCCTATAATTCTCTCCTTGACGGTCTGTTCAAAACAGGTAAAGTGGTAGATGCCTGCCAACTGTTCGAGAAAATGCTCGAGGATGGTATACGAGCTTCGTGTTGGACTTACAATATTCTGATTGATGGGTTGTTCAGAAATGGAAGAGCTGCTGCAGGCTACACTCTGTTTTGCGACCTGAAAGTGAAAGGGCAGTTCGTGGATGCCATATCTTACAGCATTGTTGCATTGCGTCTCTGTAAGGAGAATCTGCTGGAGGAAGCGCTGCAGCTGGTGGAAGAAATGGAGGCCAGAGGTTTTGTTGTTGATTTGGTTACAGTAACGGCGCTTCTGATTGGGTTTCATAGGCAAGGTCGGTGGGATTGGGCTGAGAAGCTTATGAAGCACGTCAGGGACGGCATGCTGGTTCCTAATGTACTCAAGTGGAAAGCCAATACGGAGGCAGCAATGAAAAATCCTCCCAGTAGAAGGAAGGACTTTACGCCTATGTTCCCATCTAAAGGCAACTTTGAGGATATCATGACTTTGTTAAGATCTGCTGATTGGGCGATAATTAGGGACCAAGATGAGGAGATTTCTGCTAGTGACACTGATCAGTGGTCGTCATCCCCTTATATGGATCAACTGGCAAATCGAGTTGAGTCTGGGGACAGATCTTTCCAGTTGTTCTCACTGTTTCGTGGGCAACGAGTTCAGGCAAAAGGAATGAGCTCTTTTGATATTGATATGGTGAACACATACTTGTCCATATTCTTAGCCAAGGGGCAGTTGAGTTTAGCTTGCAAGTTATTTGAGATATTTACTGATATGGGTGTTGACCCTGTGAGCTATACCTATAATTCAATGATTAGTTCATTTGTTAAGAAGGGATATTTCAATGAGGCATGGGGTGTTCTTAATGAAATGGGTGAGAATCTTTGCCCTGCGGATGTAGCAACATACAACTTGATTTTCCAAAGCTTGGGGAAGATGGGAAGAGCAGATCTAGCCAGTGCTGTTCTGGATCTATTAATGAAGCAGGGTGGTTACCTTGACATTGTGATGTACAATACACTGATCAATGCCCTGGGGAAGGCTGGTCGCCTTGAGGAAGCGACCAAGCTTTTTGAGCAGATGAGGTCCAGTGGGATAAATCCTGATGTTGTCACTTTCAATACGCTAATTGAAGTTCATAGCAAGGCTGGTCAATTGAAAGAAGCATACAGGTTCTTAAAAATGATGTTGGATGCTGGCTGTTCACCAAACCATGTAACTGACACTACTCTCGATTTTCTGGAGAAGGAGATTGAGAAACTGAGATATCAAAAGGCATCCATGAGGCGCACTAAGGACGACGCGTCTTCTTGA
- the LOC131154134 gene encoding WPP domain-interacting tail-anchored protein 2, with protein sequence MGDSAVDDMDATDPEADKIYIHEGVSPHGKGIQETQNMMEVLMRLDLELAYSSEKLVNLDMLLLHMLASKEDDGPMTMEYNYVLGHSVEVALAFDLLSGIIDSEVRELGNFVDSLQTEIVDACQKMSSCEHLRELVCVVKEKLHDSEEYLKLCQEKVLEMKMQSDNMQRALLASQHENWENDMSTEYSENGQFPEGNAKSKMQMVKQQRYILRMLEKSIARELNLEKRISELKQNEEELGKKLHLTEQVAFGMEEAAKVVWGRFLEAENAAEVLMGISKELMCRLQIVQFNLNGSTQREGELNSRLQDCIEQLKAREAALLHLATSNEEPTANSKDSLNEAEDNCIIDKTELFTLREKVKLLEEQLKETRVQLKSADASKNLYLEQLNEAENIMETLKESISKAERRAETAEARVSVLTETNLELTEELGFLKGSDSNAEKVTLLEKKLRELEIQLQHAKASFEASQEQQNMLYSAIWDMEMLIADLKSKASKAETKTEIAEEQSVILSENNLELNKEVKFLKDRVEFLEKSLCETNDVKVACAKEIHARTKLMMDMVTQLTVERVRMQSQLHSIMKERKNLAENLCETRKDASVIIHENVDDNNKGFLFPKEDSTIADCTITSKEAVAESSSKVQVDNQAEEGSSVSAKNADGVVSKLEAVTMEDGRQHNLIYVFKATFVLLISILVTYLFTKKAELFNVF encoded by the exons ATGGGTGATTCTGCTGTTGATGACATGGATGCCACAGATCCAGAGGCAGATAAAATTTACATACATGAAGGGGTCTCACCTCATGGAAAAGGCATCCAAGAGACACAAAACATGATGGAAGTTTTAATGAGATTGGACTTGGAGTTGGCATATTCTTCTGAGAAGTTGGTTAACTTAGACATGCTTTTGCTCCACATGTTGGCTTCAAAAGAAGATGATGGACCAATGACAATGGAGTACAACTATGTTTTGGGACACTCTGTTGAAGTGGCTTTGGCATTTGATCTCTTGTCTGGCATTATAGATTCTGAGGTCAGAGAACTGGGAAATTTCGTGGATTCTCTCCAAACTGAGATTGTTGATGCTTGTCAGAAAATGTCATCATGTGAACATTTGAGAGAATTGGTCTGTGTAGTGAAAGAGAAGTTGCATGATTCTGAAGAATATTTGAAGCTGTGTCAAGAGAAGGTCTTAGAGATGAAGATGCAATCAGACAACATGCAGAGAGCATTATTAGCTtctcaacatgaaaatt GGGAAAATGATATGAGTACCGAATACTCAGAAAATGGTCAGTTCCCAGAGGGAAATGCAAAGTCAAAAATGCAGATGGTCAAACAACAACGATACATTCTGAGGATGCTTGAGAAATCTATAGCTAGAGAGCTGAATCTTGAGAAGAGGATATCTGAATTAAAACAGAATGAAGAAGAGCTGGGAAAAAAGCTACACTTGACAGAACAGGTAGCTTTTGGCATGGAAGAAGCAGCAAAAGTTGTTTGGGGGAGGTTTTTAGAAGCAGAAAATGCTGCTGAGGTGTTGATGGGAATTTCGAAGGAATTGATGTGCCGGCTTCAGATAGTTCAATTCAATTTAAATGGTTCAACTCAAAGAGAAGGTGAGCTGAACTCCAGACTTCAAGATTGCATTGAACAGCTAAAAGCCAGAGAGGCAGCTTTACTTCATCTTGCAACTAGCAATGAAGAACCTACTGCCAATTCTAAGGACAGCCTCAATGAAGCTGAAGACAATTGTATAATTGATAAGACTGAATTGTTTACTTTAAGAGAAAAAGTAAAATTACTTGAAGAACAGCTGAAAGAAACTAGGGTACAGCTGAAGAGTGCAGATGCTTCCAAGAACTTGTATCTAGAGCAACTTAATGAAGCAGAAAATATAATGGAGACATTGAAAGAAAGCATTTCTAAAGCAGAAAGGAGGGCTGAAACTGCAGAAGCCAGGGTTTCAGTTTTGACAGAGACAAATTTGGAGCTTACTGAAGAGCTGGGTTTTCTTAAAGGTAGTGACAGTAATGCAGAGAAAGTGACCTTGCTTGAGAAGAAGTTGAGGGAATTGGAAATCCAACTGCAGCATGCAAAGGCATCCTTTGAAGCAAGTCAAGAACAGCAGAACATGTTGTATTCTGCAATTTGGGATATGGAAATGTTAATTGCGGATCTAAAATCAAAGGCTTCAAAAGCTGAAACTAAGACTGAGATTGCAGAGGAGCAAAGTGTTATATTATCTGAAAATAATTTAGAGCTCAATAAAGAAGTAAAATTTCTAAAGGATAGAGTAGAATTCTTGGAGAAATCTTTGTGCGAAACTAATGATGTAAAAGTAGCATGTGCAAAAGAGATACATGCCAGAACAAAGCTTATGATGGATATGGTGACACAACTTACTGTTGAAAGGGTGCGCATGCAGAGTCAG TTACATTCCATAATGAAGGAGAGAAAAAATTTGGCAGAGAACTTATGTGAGACTAGAAAGGATGCCTCTGTAATTATTCATGAAAATGTAGATGACAACAACAAAGGTTTTCTGTTTCCTAAGGAGGATTCAACCATTGCTGATTGCACCATAACATCCAAGGAGGCAGTTGCAGAATCTTCATCTAAAGTTCAG GTGGATAACCAGGCTGAAGAGGGGTCTTCTGTTTCCGCGAAAAATGCTGATGGTGTGGTTTCAAAGCTTGAAGCTGTGACAATGGAAGATGGACGGCAGCATAACCTAATTTATGTTTTCAAGGCTACTTTTGTCCTATTGATTTCAATTTTGGTGACGTATTTGTTTACCAAGAAAGCTGAGCTCTTCAATGTTTTTTGA